Below is a window of bacterium DNA.
CCCCTCCATCCGGATGATGATGGGAACGTCCACGCGCACGGTTTTTACCGCCTCAACGACACCCTCCGCGAGTACATCGCAGCGGAGGATACCGCCGAAAATGTTGATGAAAACGGCCTTCACCGCCTTATCGCTCATCAGGATGCGGAAGGCGTTCTCGACCATTTCCCGGTTCGCGCCCCCACCGACATCAAGAAAGTTCGCGGGCGAGGAGCCGGTGAGCT
It encodes the following:
- the sucC gene encoding succinate--CoA ligase subunit beta (catalyzes the interconversion of succinyl-CoA and succinate): LTGSSPANFLDVGGGANREMVENAFRILMSDKAVKAVFINIFGGILRCDVLAEGVVEAVKTVRVDVPIIIRMEGTNVEKGREILKNSGLDFTVGNGMADAAEKVVAALKR